The following coding sequences lie in one Silene latifolia isolate original U9 population chromosome 5, ASM4854445v1, whole genome shotgun sequence genomic window:
- the LOC141656723 gene encoding putative pectinesterase/pectinesterase inhibitor 61, translating to MNYAHLKPSSSVRVTDPDLVPTPTPRARSRAWVIALVAIALILLAVACGVPIAVRRARGGSGRPVRGPTAAVRKACGVTRYPELCLETLGSAPGSDPRTLVHVSVNATMVRFKRAVSSSSEILNWEMDTLSKSAYDDCMELLEESVELLANALTVVSPMSVDNTVNQGGSKQDVMTWLSGAMTNQDTCTDGLNEAGGTIKNQMAQNLVDLSELVSNCLAIYSATNGIDDDFAGAPIQNRRLLGFEPEIVDKSGFPKWMSRSERVLLDTPTPGVQADIVVAQDGSGTVTTITEAIKKAPEYSNRHIIILVKAGTYRENNLKVGRKKTNLWFLGEGKGRTVITGKLSVGHDQITTFHTASFAATGSGFVARGISFVNEAGPGNHQAVALRVGADHAVVYQCEVRGYQDTLYVHSQRQFFRECDIYGTVDFIFGNAAVVFQHCAMWARKPMDLQKNTITAQNRKDPNQNTGISIHSCEVKPTSDLEPVKSTFPTYLGRPWKIYSRVVYMESFLGDHIDPRGWLEWNATSPLNLLYYGEYGNTGPRADVSMRAKWPGLHVSMSRIDALKFTVTQFIFGDSWITPTGVAYDSGLSS from the exons atgaACTACGCCCACCTAAAACCCTCTTCATCCGTCCGGGTCACTGACCCGGACCTCGTCCCAACCCCAACACCCCGGGCCCGATCCAGGGCCTGGGTCATCGCCCTCGTGGCCATTGCCTTAATCCTACTCGCCGTAGCGTGCGGGGTCCCTATAGCTGTGAGACGGGCCCGGGGCGGGTCGGGTCGGCCCGTCCGAGGCCCAACCGCTGCGGTGCGGAAGGCGTGCGGGGTGACGAGGTATCCGGAGTTGTGTCTGGAGACGCTTGGGTCGGCACCCGGGTCCGATCCGAGGACATTGGTGCACGTGTCGGTGAATGCGACGATGGTTCGGTTTAAGAGGGCGGTGTCGTCGTCGTCGGAGATATTGAATTGGGAGATGGATACGTTGTCGAAGTCGGCGTACGATGAttgtatggagttgttggagGAATCAGTTGAGTTGCTCGCCAATGCGTTAACTGTTGTTTCGCCAATGTCGGTAGATAATACCGTTAATCAG GGTGGGTCGAAGCAAGATGTGATGACATGGCTAAGTGGGGCCATGACAAACCAAGACACGTGTACAGATGGATTAAATGAAGCAGGTGGAACAATCAAGAATCAAATGGCTCAAAACTTGGTAGACTTATCAGAATTAGTAAGCAATTGTCTAGCCATATATTCGGCTACTAATGGCATTGATGATGATTTTGCGGGTGCTCCTATTCAAAATAGACGATTACTCGGATTCGAACCCGAAATCGTTGACAAGTCGGGTTTTCCTAAGTGGATGTCACGGTCCGAAAGAGTGCTTTTGGATACTCCTACTCCGGGTGTTCAAGCGGATATTGTTGTGGCTCAGGATGGGTCGGGTACTGTTACGACTATAACCGAGGCGATTAAGAAGGCTCCCGAGTATAGTAATCGACATATTATTATCCTTGTCAAGGCCGGAAC GTATAGAGAAAATAATTTGAAAGTCGGACGGAAGAAAACAAACTTATGGTTCTTAGGTGAAGGCAAAGGTCGAACTGTCATTACCGGCAAATTGAGCGTCGGCCATGATCAAATTACGACGTTCCACACTGCCTCTTTCG CTGCCACCGGAAGTGGATTTGTAGCCCGGGGCATTAGTTTCGTGAACGAGGCGGGCCCCGGAAACCACCAAGCAGTAGCGCTTCGTGTTGGAGCCGACCACGCGGTGGTCTACCAATGTGAAGTTAGAGGATACCAAGACACACTCTACGTACACTCTCAACGACAATTTTTTAGGGAGTGTGACATCTATGGCACGGTAGACTTTATTTTTGGTAACGCAGCAGTTGTGTTCCAACATTGTGCCATGTGGGCCCGTAAGCCCATGgatctacaaaagaacaccatcACGGCCCAAAATCGCAAGGACCCGAATCAAAACACGGGTATTTCAATCCACTCTTGTGAAGTCAAGCCTACATCGGATCTTGAACCCGTCAAATCTACCTTCCCAACGTATTTGGGTCGCCCGTGGAAAATATATTCACGGGTTGTTTATATGGAGTCGTTTTTGGGTGATCATATTGACCCTAGAGGGTGGTTAGAGTGGAATGCAACATCTCCATTGAACTTGCTTTACTATGGTGAGTATGGTAACACCGGGCCACGAGCTGACGTATCAATGCGAGCCAAGTGGCCCGGGTTACATGTGAGTATGTCAAGGATAGATGCATTGAAGTTTACAGTTACCCAATTTATCTTTGGTGATAGTTGGATAACTCCCACAGGAGTAGCATATGATTCAGGGTTATCGTCGTAA